Proteins from a genomic interval of Phocoena phocoena chromosome 20, mPhoPho1.1, whole genome shotgun sequence:
- the MAF gene encoding transcription factor Maf, with the protein MASELAMSNSDLPTSPLAMEYVNDFDLMKFEVKKEPVETDRIISQCGRLIAGGSLSSTPMSTPCSSVPPSPSFSAPSPGSGSEQKAHLEDYYWMTGYPQQLNPEALGFSPEDAVEALISNSHQLQGGFDGYARGAQQLASAAGAGAGASLGGSGEEMGPAAAVVSAVIAAAAAQSGAGPHYHHHHHHHAAGHHHHPTAGAPGAAGSASASAGGAGGSGGGGPASAGGGGGGGGGGGGGGGGGGGGAAGAGGALHPHHAAGGLHFDDRFSDEQLVTMSVRELNRQLRGVSKEEVIRLKQKRRTLKNRGYAQSCRFKRVQQRHVLESEKNQLLQQVDHLKQEISRLVRERDAYKEKYEKLVSSGFRENGSSSDNPSSPEFFM; encoded by the coding sequence ATGGCATCAGAACTGGCAATGAGCAACTCCGACCTGCCCACCAGTCCCCTGGCCATGGAATATGTTAATGACTTCGATCTGATGAAGTTTGAAGTGAAAAAGGAACCGGTGGAGACCGACCGCATCATCAGCCAGTGTGGCCGTCTCATCGCCGGGGGCTCGCTGTCCTCCACCCCCATGAGCACGCCGTGCAGCTCGgtgcccccttcccccagcttctCGGCGCCCAGCCCGGGCTCGGGCAGCGAGCAGAAGGCGCACCTGGAAGACTACTACTGGATGACCGGCTACCCGCAGCAGCTGAACCCCGAGGCGCTGGGCTTCAGCCCCGAGGACGCGGTCGAGGCGCTCATCAGCAACAGCCACCAGCTCCAGGGCGGCTTCGATGGCTACGCGCGCGGGGCGCAGCAGCTGGCCTCGGCGGCCGGGGCCGGCGCCGGCGCCTCCCTGGGCGGCAGCGGCGAGGAGATGGGCCCCGCCGCCGCCGTGGTGTCCGCCGTGATCGCCGCGGCCGCCGCGCAGAGCGGCGCGGGCCcgcactaccaccaccaccaccaccaccacgccgCCGGCCACCACCATCACCCGACGGCCGGCGCGCCCGGCGCCGCGGGCAGCGCGTCCGCCTCGGCCGGTGGCGCGGGCGGCTCGGGCGGCGGCGGCCCGGCCAGcgccgggggcggcggcggcggcggcggcggaggcggcggcggcggcggcggcggcggcgggggcgcggcgggggcggggggcgcccTGCACCCGCACCACGCCGCCGGCGGCCTGCACTTCGACGACCGCTTCTCCGACGAGCAGCTGGTGACCATGTCGGTGCGCGAGCTGAACCGGCAGCTGCGCGGGGTCAGCAAGGAGGAGGTGATCCGGCTGAAGCAGAAGAGGCGGACCCTGAAAAACCGCGGCTATGCCCAGTCCTGCCGCTTCAAGAGGGTGCAGCAGAGGCACGTCCTGGAGTCCGAGAAGAACCAGCTGCTGCAGCAGGTCGACCACCTCAAGCAGGAGATCTCCAGGCTGGTGCGCGAGAGGGACGCGTACAAGGAGAAATACGAGAAGCTGGTGAGCAGCGGCTTCCGAGAAAACGGCTCGAGCAGCGACAACCCGTCCTCTCCCGAGTTTTTCATGTGA